The DNA segment CCGCAAAGCCTATCCTGTCTACCGTCTCGCTGTTCAGGAAGCACAGCGTCATCCTTCGAGCGGCCGTGTGGTTGCCTACGTCGGAACCTACAACCCCCACACAAAAGAAGTTAGTATTCAGACAGAAGCTGCTCAGAAGTACCTCGATAACGGTGCTCAGCCAACACCTCGAGTCGTGAAGCTTCTCAAAGATGCCGGTGTGACATTGCCAAAGTGGGTCAAAGAATTTGATGGTTCAAAGGCAAAATCAGTCAAAAAAGCTGATAAGCTCCGCAAAAACCAGCCAAAAGAGGAAGTGACTGAAGTAGAGCAAGAAACTCCTGAAGTTCCTGCCGACGAAGTTGTGGCTGACACTACTGTTAGCGAAGAACCAACTGCCGAATAAGTTACACTAATGCAAACGAACACACTACCTCTCTCGCTCAGAGAGGTAGTTTTGTATTATGCCTTCAGCAGCGTGGTACAATGAAATATAGCGATATTAACAGTGAGACCAGAACAGGAGGCTAGTGGGCATGTCAACTATCGACCAGCAATTTGTAGAATATATCGTCAAATCACTTGTAGAACATCCCGATGATGTGATCGTTGATCGTATCGTCGATGAAAAAGGGGTGCTTCTGACGCTGACCGTCAATCCAGAGGATCTCGGCAGAGTGATTGGACGCCGCGGCGTTACAGCCCAAAGCCTGAGAACACTTCTCAGGGCACTCGGAACAAAAAACACCGCTCGTTACAACCTAAAGATTGTCAACAATGACGACCCGAATGATTCAACGGTTATTTCATCTGATGATGCAACTGATGACGCTGTGGAAAATGTGACCGAGGATACTGTGGAAAACGAGTCAGAAAAAGAGAGTGATTTCGCAAAAAAGTCTCGCCAAGAGCTTGCGGAACTCGATGATCTCGATATATAATCATAAACAGTTCATGCGAGAATCTTGAACTTGAACGACAAAAGCTCTTGCGAGCAAACCACATGTGTTACTGACCCAAGAAGAGATAAAGACCTGTCTCACAGGATACGGGTGGAAAGTATGTAGGTTGCGACAGTCAAGATCGTGACGACCACTCCCCCTACCAAAAAGGTGACGATATGTCCTGATCGAGCGTGCTCATGCTGATACTCATGCGCCCCAAGCTCGCCGCGTGTCTGTTCTGTGTCAATAGGAGGGTTTGCAAGGGGACCAGCAACAAGATGCTGGTTGACGACTTGTTCGTCTGGCAAGTCGTCGGGTTTGACGTTATCTGTGAGCGGCTGAAGCGTCAAATCGCGCTCTTGAGCAGCAAGCACCTCCGCACT comes from the Candidatus Saccharimonas aalborgensis genome and includes:
- a CDS encoding KH domain-containing protein — encoded protein: MSTIDQQFVEYIVKSLVEHPDDVIVDRIVDEKGVLLTLTVNPEDLGRVIGRRGVTAQSLRTLLRALGTKNTARYNLKIVNNDDPNDSTVISSDDATDDAVENVTEDTVENESEKESDFAKKSRQELAELDDLDI
- the rpsP gene encoding 30S ribosomal protein S16, which produces MLAIRLQRLGRKAYPVYRLAVQEAQRHPSSGRVVAYVGTYNPHTKEVSIQTEAAQKYLDNGAQPTPRVVKLLKDAGVTLPKWVKEFDGSKAKSVKKADKLRKNQPKEEVTEVEQETPEVPADEVVADTTVSEEPTAE